A region from the Malus domestica chromosome 07, GDT2T_hap1 genome encodes:
- the LOC103439026 gene encoding probable plastid-lipid-associated protein 11, chloroplastic — protein MATCLPFRAIPLKPHFTRPAKITCSAPTAQSQLAKQRLLNLIGDQDRGLMTQNNPTKLASIVKAIDDLADLGRDSVTTGGSLSATWRLLWTTEKEQLFIIQKASLFGTQTGDVLQVIDVGQRVLNNIITFPPDGVFFVRSDIAIASNQRVNFKFTSAVLRGKSWEIPLPPFGQGWFDTVYLDDEIRVVKDIRGDYLVVDRAPYTWKE, from the exons ATGGCCACGTGCCTCCCGTTCCGCGCCATCCCCCTCAAACCCCACTTCACCCGCCCCGCTAAAATCACCTGCTCCGCCCCCACCGCCCAATCGCAGCTCGCCAAGCAACGCCTCCTCAACCTCATCGGCGACCAGGACCGCGGCCTCATGACCCAGAACAACCCCACAAAGCTCGCCTCCATCGTCAAGGCCATCGACGACCTGGCTGATCTTGGCCGAGACAGCGTCACCACCGGCGGCTCCCTCTCGGCCACATGGCGGCTGCTCTGGACCACGGAGAAGGAGCAGCTCTTCATCATCCAGAAAGCTTCCTTGTTCGGCACGCAAACCGGCGACGTCTTGCAGGTGATCGATGTCGGGCAAAGGGTGCTCAACAATATCATCACTTTTCCTCCGGATGGGGTTTTCTTCGTCCGCTCTGATATCGCCATCGCTTCAAATCAGAGGGTTAATTTCAA ATTTACAAGTGCAGTTCTAAGAGGGAAAAGCTGGGAAATTCCATTGCCGCCGTTCGGGCAGGGCTG GTTTGACACTGTGTACCTTGATGACGAGATTCGAGTTGTGAAGGATATCCGAGGAGACTATTTGGTTGTAGACCGTGCTCCCTACACTTGGaaagaatga